Proteins encoded together in one Pseudomonadota bacterium window:
- the yaaA gene encoding peroxide stress protein YaaA, with the protein MIILISPAKSLDFDSPAGTSETSMPRLADKTERLAKALSRFSKPKLKSIMPVSDSLIALNHGRYRDFFSQPEKQAIYAYNGDVYTGFEAGTMDEAAIDFAQDHLRILSGLYGLLRPLDTIRPHRLEMGTRWAPRRKRLVDYWQDDVAPLIATDAEAIEARAIVNLASQEYFAAVEAGQKHLKLPVINVDFRQDGPDGPRFISFAAKRARGTMARYICENRLTDPAALKDFDGDGYRYDAAASDETNLRFTRT; encoded by the coding sequence ATGATCATACTCATTTCTCCTGCAAAATCACTCGATTTCGATAGCCCTGCCGGGACGTCGGAAACGTCAATGCCCCGCCTTGCCGACAAGACAGAGCGTCTGGCGAAAGCGCTTTCGCGGTTCAGCAAGCCCAAGCTGAAATCGATCATGCCGGTCTCTGACAGCCTGATCGCGCTCAACCATGGCCGCTACAGGGATTTCTTCTCGCAACCCGAGAAGCAGGCGATTTATGCGTATAATGGCGATGTCTATACCGGGTTCGAGGCCGGGACGATGGACGAGGCCGCAATCGATTTTGCGCAGGACCATCTGCGCATCCTTTCGGGCCTGTACGGCTTGCTGCGACCGCTCGACACTATCCGGCCGCATCGGCTGGAAATGGGCACTCGCTGGGCACCAAGGCGCAAACGTCTGGTCGATTACTGGCAGGATGATGTCGCACCACTGATTGCCACCGATGCCGAAGCAATTGAGGCCCGGGCAATCGTCAATCTGGCCAGTCAGGAGTATTTTGCTGCGGTGGAAGCGGGGCAAAAACATCTGAAATTGCCGGTGATCAATGTCGATTTCCGTCAGGATGGGCCCGACGGACCGCGCTTTATCAGCTTTGCCGCCAAGCGCGCGCGTGGCACCATGGCACGCTATATCTGCGAAAACCGACTGACCGATCCGGCGGCGCTGAAGGACTTTGACGGCGACGGCTATCGGTATGATGCTGCCGCCAGTGACGAGACAAATTTGCGGTTTACCCGGACATGA
- a CDS encoding SDR family NAD(P)-dependent oxidoreductase — protein sequence MTSSRQSAVIIGAYSGIGGALADALEQEGQYATVHRLSRSAPGDSHIDLEDEASIAAAVQHIAESSGNIGLVLCATGLLHDGDKGPEKALRDLDHAWLMRNYAVNAIGPALLAKHMLPLMPRKERCIFAAISARVGSISDNRLGGWHGYRASKAALNMLIRNIAIEWSRRNERSIAVALHPGTVDTALSQPFQGNVPPGQLFSTDRAAVQLLDVLDGLRPADSGRIFAWDGQEISP from the coding sequence ATGACGTCAAGCCGCCAGTCGGCTGTCATTATCGGTGCATATAGCGGAATTGGCGGCGCGCTGGCCGATGCGCTGGAGCAGGAAGGCCAATATGCGACGGTCCATCGCCTGTCGCGCAGCGCTCCCGGTGACAGCCATATCGATCTCGAGGATGAAGCCAGTATTGCGGCTGCTGTGCAGCATATTGCGGAAAGCAGCGGTAATATAGGGTTGGTGCTCTGTGCAACCGGGCTTCTGCATGATGGCGACAAGGGACCGGAAAAAGCGCTGCGCGACCTCGATCATGCATGGCTGATGCGCAACTATGCGGTCAACGCCATAGGTCCGGCGCTGCTGGCCAAGCACATGCTGCCGCTGATGCCACGCAAGGAACGATGCATTTTCGCCGCGATCAGCGCCCGGGTCGGCAGTATATCGGACAACCGTCTTGGTGGCTGGCACGGCTATCGCGCCTCCAAGGCGGCGCTGAACATGCTGATCCGCAACATCGCCATTGAATGGTCGCGGCGCAACGAGCGGTCGATTGCCGTGGCGTTGCATCCCGGCACCGTCGACACCGCGCTGAGCCAGCCTTTTCAGGGCAATGTTCCGCCAGGACAGCTGTTCAGCACCGATCGCGCTGCAGTACAGTTGCTCGATGTGCTCGATGGATTGCGCCCCGCCGATAGCGGCCGGATTTTCGCGTGGGACGGCCAGGAAATCAGCCCCTGA
- the gyrA gene encoding DNA gyrase subunit A, translated as MSEIETSQDPDDIAPIDIVDEMKASYLDYAMSVIVSRALPDVRDGLKPVHRRILFASKEGGFVAGRPYRKSAKIVGDVMGNYHPHGDSAIYEALARMTQDWSMRVPLIDGQGNFGSMDPDKPASMRYTEARLAKVANTLLDDLDKDTVNFAPNYDGSMEEPQVLPARFPNLLVNGAGGIAVGMATNIPPHNLGEVIAACLAYIDNPGITTEELIAIVPGPDFPTAPLILGQAGARSAYQTGRGSILMRARHEIEEGRGDKRAIVLTSIPFQVGKAGLVEKIAEAAKDSRVEGVADIRDESSRDGVRVVIELKRDATPDVVLNQLWRHTPAQSSFPANMLAIRGGRPEILNLRDVIEAFIRFREEVITRRTKFELAKARERAHLLLGLVVAVTNLDEVVRIIRGSASPVEAREKLLARKWPMGEIAPYIRLVEALDDEVSGDSYRLSEAQVKAILDLRLHRLTALGRDEIGNELKGLASDIEGYLEILTDRVKLYGVMREELEAVRDEFATPRISEIAPAWDGLEDEDLMEREDMIVTVTHGGYIKRTALATFRAQGRGGKGRAGMATKDEDAVVEMFVTSTHNPVLFFSNHGRVYRLKVWKLPEGGPQTKGRPMLNMLPLNDAEVITNVLPLPEDEDEWADLNIIFATEQGMVRRNSMDAFTNIPSNGKYAMGFVEDSGDRLIGVQLLNETQEVFLASSTGKAVRFAATDARETKSRTGIGVQGMGPKGDVQVVSLAILNTTGTTVDEREAYLKAAPWKDNENAPELSAERMAEMAGKEEFILTICANGYGKISSAYEYRTIKRGGMGVVNIDNIARNGAVVASFPVRHGDQLMLVTDQAKLIRIAIDLRHLLGDDVPDDRGYRVIGRGSAGVRIFNVAEDEHVVSAALIDENEEPENQAEEAIARESGETRH; from the coding sequence GTGAGCGAGATAGAGACCAGCCAGGACCCGGACGATATTGCCCCTATCGACATCGTCGATGAGATGAAGGCAAGCTATCTCGACTATGCAATGTCGGTCATTGTCAGCCGCGCGCTGCCCGATGTGCGTGACGGCCTGAAGCCGGTGCACCGGCGCATCCTCTTCGCCTCCAAGGAAGGCGGTTTTGTCGCCGGACGGCCCTATCGCAAGTCGGCCAAGATTGTCGGCGACGTCATGGGTAATTACCACCCCCATGGCGACAGCGCGATTTACGAGGCGCTGGCTCGGATGACGCAGGACTGGTCGATGCGGGTACCGCTGATCGACGGCCAGGGCAATTTCGGCTCGATGGACCCCGACAAGCCGGCTTCGATGCGCTATACCGAGGCGCGATTGGCCAAGGTCGCCAATACGTTGCTCGACGACCTCGACAAGGATACCGTCAATTTTGCGCCCAATTACGATGGTTCGATGGAAGAACCACAGGTTCTTCCTGCGCGCTTCCCCAATCTGCTGGTCAATGGCGCGGGCGGCATCGCTGTCGGCATGGCGACCAATATTCCGCCGCACAATCTCGGCGAAGTGATTGCTGCCTGTCTCGCCTATATCGACAATCCCGGAATCACTACCGAGGAATTGATCGCGATCGTGCCAGGGCCGGATTTTCCGACGGCACCGCTCATCCTCGGTCAGGCCGGGGCACGTTCGGCCTATCAGACCGGACGCGGCTCGATCCTGATGCGAGCACGGCACGAAATAGAGGAAGGCAGAGGCGACAAGCGCGCCATCGTCCTCACCTCGATCCCGTTCCAGGTCGGCAAGGCCGGGTTGGTCGAGAAAATCGCCGAAGCGGCCAAGGACAGCCGGGTCGAGGGTGTTGCCGATATTCGCGATGAATCCAGCCGTGACGGGGTGCGCGTGGTTATCGAGCTCAAGCGCGATGCCACCCCCGATGTCGTGCTCAACCAACTGTGGCGCCACACCCCTGCCCAGTCGAGCTTCCCGGCCAATATGCTGGCCATTCGTGGCGGCCGCCCGGAAATCCTCAACCTGCGTGATGTTATCGAAGCCTTTATCCGTTTCCGCGAAGAGGTCATCACGCGGCGCACCAAATTCGAACTCGCCAAGGCGCGCGAACGGGCGCATCTGTTGCTCGGCCTGGTGGTTGCGGTCACCAATCTCGACGAGGTGGTGCGGATCATCCGCGGGTCGGCCAGCCCGGTCGAGGCACGCGAGAAACTGCTCGCCCGTAAATGGCCTATGGGCGAGATTGCCCCCTATATCCGGCTGGTCGAGGCGCTGGACGATGAGGTTTCGGGCGACAGCTACCGCCTCAGTGAAGCGCAGGTCAAAGCCATTCTCGACCTGAGACTGCATCGCCTGACGGCGCTCGGACGCGATGAAATCGGCAATGAACTCAAGGGGCTGGCCAGCGATATCGAAGGCTATCTCGAGATCCTGACCGACCGGGTCAAGCTCTACGGTGTCATGCGCGAGGAGCTGGAAGCGGTACGCGACGAATTTGCCACGCCGCGTATCAGCGAAATCGCGCCGGCATGGGATGGCCTGGAAGACGAAGACCTGATGGAGCGCGAGGACATGATCGTCACCGTCACCCATGGCGGTTATATCAAGCGTACAGCGCTGGCGACTTTCCGTGCCCAGGGTCGTGGCGGCAAGGGTCGCGCTGGCATGGCGACCAAGGATGAGGACGCAGTGGTCGAGATGTTCGTCACCTCGACGCATAATCCGGTGCTGTTCTTTTCCAACCATGGCCGGGTCTACCGGCTCAAGGTGTGGAAGCTGCCCGAAGGCGGGCCGCAGACCAAAGGACGGCCAATGCTCAACATGCTGCCACTTAATGACGCTGAGGTGATCACCAATGTCCTGCCACTGCCCGAGGATGAGGATGAATGGGCTGATCTGAACATCATCTTCGCTACCGAACAGGGCATGGTGCGGCGCAATTCAATGGATGCCTTCACCAACATCCCGTCCAACGGCAAATATGCCATGGGCTTTGTCGAAGATAGCGGCGATCGGCTGATCGGCGTCCAACTGCTCAACGAGACGCAGGAAGTGTTCCTTGCCAGCAGCACCGGCAAGGCGGTGCGCTTTGCCGCCACCGATGCGCGTGAAACCAAGAGCCGTACCGGCATTGGGGTGCAGGGCATGGGACCGAAAGGCGATGTCCAGGTGGTTTCGCTGGCGATTCTCAACACCACCGGCACCACTGTCGATGAACGCGAGGCCTATCTGAAAGCGGCACCGTGGAAGGATAATGAGAACGCGCCCGAGCTATCCGCCGAGCGGATGGCGGAAATGGCCGGGAAAGAAGAGTTCATCCTCACCATCTGCGCCAATGGCTATGGCAAGATATCCTCGGCCTATGAATATCGCACGATCAAGCGCGGCGGCATGGGTGTGGTCAATATCGACAATATTGCACGCAATGGCGCTGTGGTCGCCAGCTTCCCGGTCAGACATGGAGATCAGCTGATGCTGGTCACCGACCAGGCCAAGCTGATCCGGATCGCCATCGACCTCAGGCATTTGCTGGGCGATGACGTCCCTGATGATCGTGGTTACAGGGTGATCGGCCGTGGTTCGGCAGGTGTCAGGATATTCAATGTTGCCGAGGACGAACATGTCGTCAGCGCGGCATTGATAGATGAAAATGAAGAGCCGGAAAACCAAGCCGAAGAAGCGATTGCGCGAGAGAGCGGCGAAACACGTCATTAA
- a CDS encoding lysoplasmalogenase family protein produces MKQALVEDRPFLILSLIFAIGFPLLRDGVIGEGLLMLWKAGAVTMLALYAARRLKSADGWLLCTALALSALGDALIIIELTWGALAFLASHGVAIILYARNRRQQVAASQRLFAITLCITVPLLSHLVSFGGGGWGLILYSLGLALMAGMAWTSRFPRYQVGTGAVLFVISDLCIFALMGISKDAWLVNQAVWPLYYAGQLMIATGVVRFLRVRPYLSA; encoded by the coding sequence GTGAAACAGGCATTGGTGGAGGACAGGCCCTTCCTGATTCTCAGCCTGATCTTTGCCATCGGTTTTCCGCTACTGCGCGACGGTGTCATAGGCGAGGGCCTGCTGATGCTATGGAAAGCCGGTGCAGTCACGATGCTGGCGCTCTATGCCGCGCGTCGCCTGAAAAGCGCCGATGGGTGGCTGTTATGCACAGCGCTTGCGCTGTCGGCACTCGGTGATGCGCTGATTATCATCGAACTGACATGGGGCGCGCTCGCCTTTCTGGCATCGCATGGCGTTGCCATCATCCTCTATGCCCGTAATCGGCGGCAGCAAGTGGCAGCCAGCCAGAGGCTGTTTGCGATTACCCTGTGCATTACCGTGCCATTGCTGTCGCATCTGGTCTCGTTCGGCGGTGGGGGCTGGGGGCTGATTCTCTACAGCTTGGGCCTGGCGCTGATGGCAGGGATGGCCTGGACCAGCCGTTTTCCGCGCTACCAGGTCGGTACCGGTGCTGTGCTGTTCGTCATATCGGATCTGTGCATTTTTGCGCTGATGGGCATCAGCAAGGACGCATGGCTGGTCAATCAGGCGGTGTGGCCGCTTTATTATGCCGGGCAGTTGATGATTGCCACCGGTGTGGTGCGTTTCCTGCGAGTGCGCCCTTATCTCAGCGCCTAG
- the trmFO gene encoding methylenetetrahydrofolate--tRNA-(uracil(54)-C(5))-methyltransferase (FADH(2)-oxidizing) TrmFO, which produces MTETQSHQVHIIGGGLAGSEAAWQLAQAGFRVRLSEMRGSGDMTPAHQTDGLAELVCSNSFRSDDAERNAVGLLHAEMRALDSIIMAAAEIAKVPAGSALAVDRDIFSEEVSKRLINHPNITILRERVDALPANGATIVATGPLTAASLAQSIGTATGSDALAFFDAIAPIVHHHSIDMNIAWKQSRWDKGSADGDGKDYINCPMDKEQYLAFHQGLMDGEKTDFKQWEKDTPYFEGCMPIEVMAARGIDTLRYGPMKPVGLDDPRTGRWPYAVVQLRQDNRLGTLWNMVGFQTKLKYGAQVELFRTIPGLENAEFARLGGLHRNTFINSPTLLDRSLRLKTAPHIRFAGQITGCEGYVESAAIGLVAARMTAADLAGHALDAPPQTTALGALLSHITGDADASDYQPMNVNFGLFPPLEGKVKKKERKEAYTARARRDLQDWLGGLSQAA; this is translated from the coding sequence ATGACAGAGACACAATCGCATCAGGTTCACATTATCGGCGGCGGCCTCGCCGGTTCCGAGGCGGCATGGCAGCTGGCGCAGGCGGGCTTTCGCGTCCGCCTGTCGGAGATGCGTGGATCGGGGGACATGACCCCGGCGCACCAGACTGATGGTCTGGCCGAACTGGTTTGCTCGAACAGCTTTCGCTCCGATGATGCCGAGCGCAATGCTGTTGGTCTGCTCCATGCCGAGATGCGTGCACTCGACTCGATCATCATGGCAGCGGCGGAAATTGCCAAGGTTCCTGCCGGTTCCGCGCTCGCCGTAGACCGCGATATTTTCTCAGAAGAAGTCAGCAAGCGACTCATAAACCATCCGAATATCACCATATTGCGCGAGCGGGTGGATGCGCTTCCCGCCAATGGTGCGACCATTGTTGCCACTGGGCCGCTGACCGCTGCATCGCTGGCGCAGAGCATTGGCACCGCCACCGGATCGGATGCACTAGCCTTTTTCGATGCCATTGCCCCTATCGTTCACCATCACAGCATCGATATGAATATTGCCTGGAAACAGTCGCGCTGGGACAAGGGCAGCGCCGATGGCGATGGCAAGGACTATATCAACTGTCCGATGGACAAGGAGCAGTATCTGGCCTTCCATCAGGGCCTGATGGATGGCGAGAAGACCGATTTCAAACAGTGGGAAAAGGACACGCCTTATTTCGAGGGCTGCATGCCGATCGAAGTCATGGCGGCGCGCGGTATCGATACGCTGCGCTATGGGCCGATGAAGCCAGTCGGTCTCGACGATCCACGCACCGGTCGCTGGCCCTATGCCGTGGTGCAGCTGCGCCAGGACAATCGCCTTGGCACATTGTGGAATATGGTCGGCTTTCAGACCAAGCTGAAATATGGCGCACAGGTAGAATTGTTCCGCACCATTCCGGGACTGGAAAATGCCGAATTTGCAAGGCTCGGCGGGTTGCACCGAAACACCTTTATCAACTCACCGACGCTGCTCGACCGCTCGCTGCGGCTGAAAACCGCGCCGCATATCCGCTTTGCAGGACAGATTACCGGCTGTGAAGGCTATGTAGAAAGCGCCGCTATCGGTCTGGTCGCGGCAAGGATGACTGCAGCTGACCTGGCGGGACACGCACTTGACGCACCGCCACAGACCACGGCGCTCGGTGCGCTGCTGTCGCATATTACCGGCGATGCCGATGCCAGCGACTATCAGCCGATGAATGTCAATTTCGGCCTGTTCCCGCCGCTCGAGGGCAAGGTCAAGAAGAAGGAGCGCAAGGAAGCGTATACCGCGCGCGCCCGTCGCGATCTGCAAGACTGGCTTGGCGGACTGTCACAAGCGGCCTGA
- a CDS encoding EF-hand domain-containing protein, whose amino-acid sequence MSKYLVGGAGAIMLLLAGFLYMLGNAQEETSPDAEPPPQETAPADSDLPDADTADLVGPEPPEATEMTREERRFARYDRDSDRRITRNEMLSTRSKAFRKLDVDGNNLLTFEEWAVRTVDRFEGADADGDNELTPEEFATTKPQRRNRAQRCKC is encoded by the coding sequence ATGAGCAAATATCTGGTCGGCGGGGCAGGGGCGATCATGCTGCTGCTCGCCGGTTTTCTCTATATGCTGGGCAATGCGCAGGAAGAAACCTCTCCCGATGCAGAGCCGCCGCCGCAGGAGACTGCTCCTGCCGATAGCGACCTACCCGACGCTGATACAGCCGATCTGGTTGGTCCGGAGCCGCCAGAAGCCACCGAGATGACACGCGAGGAGCGTCGCTTTGCGCGCTATGACCGGGACTCCGACCGCCGCATCACCCGCAACGAGATGCTCAGCACCCGCAGCAAGGCATTCCGCAAGCTCGATGTAGACGGAAATAACCTGCTGACTTTCGAGGAATGGGCGGTGCGTACCGTGGATCGTTTCGAGGGTGCCGATGCCGATGGCGATAATGAACTGACGCCGGAAGAGTTTGCAACCACCAAGCCGCAACGCCGCAACAGGGCGCAACGATGTAAATGCTGA
- a CDS encoding TadE/TadG family type IV pilus assembly protein, with product MKNNHFCTRGVVEILRRLRRSKAGNTLAMVAAGLVPLTAMIGSGVDMSRAYMVQSRLQQACDAGVLAGRKAMADGDYTSAAQGVAEDYFDVNFPTDYLDTTNRSFTTSNPSGGSTVVGNASVRVPTVVMSMFSIDDLNISVACTAQLEISNSDITFVLDTTGSMACPENADTTQCQGYINTHGVVEGRSYSSLSTTSRMQALKDAMDGFYGVIDTAAASSGARIRYAFVPYAQTVNVGYLLPPSYIVDEHAYESMERVWVEEDVTEYFRSRDSRYTSNCSGFYGSWPGFRVYGRYDASYGGCIWDHDFGSFWQNRFQEVIHDTDVYKTGTPVRDPTGRTSNDFTWAGCIEERDTVGSSSITFNAGSSTFSPAGLHDLDIDSAPTSDATKWRPYWPEIVFRRSYNTTSSTSASFPQVNCPYNSELLAEYTTLNDFQTYHGNLSPDGGTYHDIGLTWGARLSSPDGIFSSNVNEAPSNSGYVGRHLIWMTDGVLDPSDSAYASHGVERHDGRITGVTTGTNSAAYASHATNRTTRYKEMCKAIKAKGIRLWVVAFNTALTTDLTECASANSSFVANNATELGQRFAAIAEQIAELRLTE from the coding sequence ATGAAAAACAATCACTTCTGCACAAGAGGCGTCGTGGAAATCCTGCGGCGGCTGAGGCGCAGCAAAGCCGGTAACACACTGGCCATGGTCGCGGCTGGCCTGGTTCCGCTGACCGCTATGATCGGTAGCGGCGTCGATATGAGTCGTGCCTATATGGTACAGTCCCGCCTGCAACAGGCATGTGACGCCGGTGTGCTGGCCGGTCGCAAGGCCATGGCTGACGGTGATTATACAAGCGCCGCCCAGGGCGTTGCCGAAGACTATTTCGACGTCAACTTCCCGACCGATTATCTCGACACCACCAACCGCTCATTCACCACAAGCAATCCGAGCGGCGGATCGACCGTTGTCGGCAATGCTTCGGTCAGAGTGCCCACTGTTGTCATGAGCATGTTCAGCATTGATGATCTGAACATCTCGGTCGCCTGTACCGCACAGCTGGAGATTTCCAACTCTGACATCACCTTCGTGCTGGATACCACCGGCTCGATGGCATGCCCGGAAAATGCCGATACCACACAATGTCAGGGCTATATCAATACCCATGGCGTGGTCGAAGGCCGAAGCTATAGCAGCCTGTCCACGACATCACGCATGCAAGCGCTCAAAGATGCGATGGACGGCTTTTATGGTGTCATCGATACGGCTGCTGCCAGCAGTGGTGCACGCATCCGTTACGCCTTTGTGCCCTATGCGCAGACGGTGAATGTCGGCTATCTGTTGCCGCCAAGCTATATCGTCGACGAACATGCCTATGAATCGATGGAACGCGTCTGGGTTGAGGAAGACGTGACGGAATATTTCCGTAGCCGGGATAGTCGTTACACATCCAATTGCTCCGGTTTTTACGGCAGCTGGCCGGGCTTCCGGGTCTATGGCCGTTATGATGCCAGCTATGGCGGATGTATCTGGGACCATGATTTTGGTTCCTTCTGGCAGAACCGCTTCCAGGAAGTCATACATGATACCGATGTCTACAAGACCGGTACGCCTGTACGCGACCCCACGGGGCGCACCAGCAATGACTTCACCTGGGCCGGCTGCATCGAGGAACGCGACACCGTTGGATCGTCATCGATCACCTTCAACGCCGGCAGCAGCACATTTTCGCCTGCCGGTCTGCATGACCTGGATATCGACAGCGCGCCGACCAGCGATGCAACTAAGTGGCGTCCCTATTGGCCGGAGATCGTGTTCCGCCGCAGCTATAATACCACGTCGTCAACCAGTGCCTCGTTTCCGCAGGTGAACTGCCCCTATAATTCGGAGCTGCTGGCAGAGTACACGACGCTCAACGATTTTCAGACCTATCACGGAAATCTGTCGCCTGATGGCGGTACCTATCACGATATCGGCCTGACATGGGGCGCGCGGCTATCGTCTCCGGATGGCATATTCTCCAGCAACGTCAACGAAGCGCCTTCGAACAGCGGCTATGTCGGGCGGCACCTCATCTGGATGACCGATGGTGTTCTGGACCCGAGCGACAGCGCCTATGCATCGCACGGTGTTGAACGGCATGATGGTCGCATCACTGGAGTCACCACTGGCACCAATTCTGCTGCCTATGCCTCGCATGCTACCAATCGCACCACGCGGTACAAGGAAATGTGCAAGGCCATCAAGGCCAAGGGGATCCGGCTGTGGGTGGTTGCATTCAATACCGCGCTGACCACCGATCTCACTGAGTGTGCCAGCGCCAACAGCTCCTTTGTGGCCAATAACGCCACCGAACTGGGACAACGTTTTGCCGCCATTGCCGAGCAGATCGCAGAGTTGAGGCTGACCGAGTGA
- a CDS encoding TadE family protein — protein sequence MAIKRLLSSALLRRLKRDERGTTLVEFAIIAPTFMLLLMGSFDLGYSIFLRSTLAGAVSDAARASTLESAPGSVSSIDAVVTSQMQKINSSASLTFERTSYYDFEDVARAETIIDDDGNGECDAGENFEDENGNGTWDADVGEAGIGGPRDIVLYRVTMEYPRIFPLYGLLGQSQTGSMQYESVLKNQPYGDQDAAPDISTEPC from the coding sequence ATGGCTATCAAACGTCTTTTGTCTTCAGCCCTGCTCCGCCGGCTGAAGCGCGATGAACGCGGTACGACCCTGGTCGAATTCGCCATCATCGCGCCAACCTTCATGCTGTTGCTGATGGGGTCTTTCGATCTTGGCTATTCGATCTTCCTGCGCTCGACACTGGCCGGTGCCGTATCCGATGCCGCCCGTGCGTCGACGCTGGAAAGCGCGCCGGGCAGCGTCAGCTCCATTGATGCGGTGGTGACGTCGCAGATGCAGAAGATCAACAGCAGTGCATCGCTGACCTTTGAACGCACTAGCTATTATGATTTCGAAGATGTCGCCCGCGCCGAGACCATAATCGACGATGATGGCAATGGTGAATGCGATGCCGGTGAGAATTTCGAGGACGAGAATGGCAACGGCACCTGGGATGCCGATGTCGGCGAAGCTGGTATTGGCGGACCGCGCGACATCGTTCTCTATCGCGTGACCATGGAATATCCCCGCATCTTCCCGCTTTATGGCCTGCTGGGTCAGTCGCAAACGGGATCGATGCAATATGAGTCGGTTCTGAAGAACCAGCCCTATGGCGACCAGGATGCCGCACCTGATATAAGCACGGAGCCCTGTTGA
- a CDS encoding pilus assembly protein TadE: MSSLSIFKKKTATPGKTGVLQRLRHNRSGLALIEFAYSLPIFLGLGMYGTEVAYMALTSMNVGQAALSLADNASRMGQTVTGTSSKTIYRSDVNSVFAGVRLQGEDINLLENGRVILSSLETTNNGRWQRIRWQRCIGVKQYDSAYGPQGTIERDTPEFVGMGPAGQEIRAEQNSAVMYVEIFYEYQGLFGDAFVSNKLLRHEAAFTIRDDRNLSQGIQNDGVQNPHCNRYTAS; encoded by the coding sequence ATGAGCAGCCTGTCCATATTCAAAAAGAAAACTGCAACTCCGGGCAAGACCGGGGTATTGCAACGCCTTCGCCATAATCGCAGCGGTCTGGCGCTGATCGAATTCGCCTATAGCCTGCCCATTTTTCTCGGCCTTGGCATGTATGGCACCGAGGTTGCCTATATGGCGCTGACCAGCATGAATGTCGGTCAGGCCGCGCTCAGCCTCGCCGATAATGCCTCGCGCATGGGGCAGACGGTTACCGGCACCTCGTCAAAGACTATTTATCGCTCGGATGTGAACTCGGTCTTCGCCGGGGTCCGGCTGCAGGGTGAAGATATCAACTTGCTGGAAAATGGTCGCGTCATTCTCTCCAGTCTCGAGACCACCAATAATGGTCGCTGGCAACGGATCCGCTGGCAGCGCTGTATTGGTGTGAAACAATATGATTCGGCCTATGGCCCGCAAGGCACGATCGAGCGTGACACACCTGAATTTGTCGGCATGGGTCCGGCAGGACAGGAAATCAGGGCGGAACAGAACAGTGCCGTCATGTATGTCGAGATATTTTATGAATATCAGGGACTTTTCGGCGATGCCTTTGTGTCGAACAAGCTACTCAGACATGAAGCGGCGTTCACCATCCGTGACGACCGCAACCTGAGCCAGGGCATACAGAATGACGGTGTGCAAAATCCGCACTGCAACCGCTATACCGCATCCTGA